One window from the genome of Faecalibacterium sp. HTF-F encodes:
- a CDS encoding chromate transporter, with protein MIYLQLFLSFLQVGMFSVGGGYAAMPLIQSQVVEQHGWLTMQEFTDLITIAEMTPGPIAVNSATFVGLRIAQVPGAIIATLGCITPALFFVSLLSYIYRKYKDISLLQSVLACLRPVIVALIFGAGLSILSMVVFGESAKALANVDWIGIGSFASAFFVLRKLKWNPILTMCLCGVAGLGLHILLGI; from the coding sequence ATGATCTACTTACAGCTTTTTCTCAGCTTTTTGCAGGTGGGTATGTTCAGCGTAGGCGGCGGCTATGCGGCCATGCCGCTGATCCAGAGCCAAGTGGTGGAACAACATGGCTGGCTGACGATGCAGGAGTTTACTGACCTCATCACGATTGCAGAAATGACCCCTGGTCCCATTGCGGTCAACTCGGCAACTTTTGTTGGTTTGCGTATCGCGCAGGTACCCGGAGCCATCATTGCAACACTAGGTTGCATTACACCGGCGCTGTTCTTTGTTTCACTTCTATCCTACATCTATCGTAAATACAAGGATATTTCTCTGCTGCAAAGTGTTCTGGCATGCCTGCGTCCGGTCATTGTAGCGCTTATCTTTGGTGCAGGTCTTTCTATACTGTCTATGGTGGTGTTCGGAGAGAGTGCAAAGGCGCTCGCCAACGTAGACTGGATCGGCATCGGCAGTTTTGCATCGGCATTTTTTGTCCTACGGAAGCTCAAGTGGAATCCCATCCTGACCATGTGCCTGTGCGGCGTGGCCGGGCTTGGACTTCACATTTTGCTCGGAATATAA
- a CDS encoding recombinase family protein — protein sequence MTAVIYARYSSDNQREESIEGQIRECTAYAEKNGITVVKHYIDRAISAKTDNRPEFQQMIKDSDKKLFDIVLVWKLDRFARNRYDSARYKTQLKKNGVKLMSATEIISDGPGGIILESVLEGYAEYYSADLSEKVIRGMTENALKGKFSGGAIPFGYTINADRRFEIDPLTAPFVAEAFQRYNDGQTMREIRDWLNEKGIKNKRGGPMTFNVIQHMLSNRRYIGELKYRDVLIPDAIPPIVSAELFNDVQEKMLKNKKAPARRKAEDDYLLTTKLFCGYCGALMFGESGTSRTGEVHRYYKCATAKKHKGCKKKTVRKQWLEDLVVNQTMQLVKDDAAMESIIAKVMELQNKENTNIPLYEKQLRDAESGIQNMLNAIQAGILTSSTKERLEQLEETKRELEARIAEEKLAKPKVTEEFIRFWLLRFRKLDMSLKDQRQALVDTFINAIYLYDDKVLITFNYKEGTQTVTFGEATEVASEGNGSDLNCFTAPRKTSTQCVLVFLFRCGRGLEQQRRRPQPAAETGRSCWGRVLIFQSPAKGLQKNQQTQPVRP from the coding sequence ATGACCGCCGTGATCTATGCTCGCTATTCATCGGATAACCAGCGCGAAGAATCCATCGAAGGCCAGATTCGTGAATGTACGGCTTATGCTGAAAAGAATGGCATCACAGTGGTCAAGCACTATATCGACCGTGCCATCTCTGCCAAGACGGACAACCGCCCGGAGTTTCAGCAGATGATCAAAGACAGCGACAAAAAGCTGTTTGACATCGTGCTGGTCTGGAAGCTGGACCGTTTTGCCCGGAACCGCTACGACAGTGCCCGGTATAAGACCCAGCTGAAAAAGAATGGTGTCAAGCTTATGTCTGCCACCGAGATCATTTCGGATGGCCCGGGAGGTATCATTCTGGAATCGGTTCTGGAAGGTTATGCCGAGTATTACTCCGCTGATCTGTCCGAAAAGGTCATTCGCGGCATGACGGAAAACGCCCTGAAAGGCAAATTTTCTGGCGGTGCTATCCCTTTCGGCTACACCATCAACGCAGACCGCCGCTTTGAAATCGACCCACTCACAGCTCCCTTTGTAGCTGAAGCTTTCCAGCGGTACAATGACGGACAGACGATGCGGGAGATTCGGGATTGGCTCAATGAAAAGGGCATCAAGAATAAGCGCGGTGGGCCAATGACTTTCAATGTCATCCAGCACATGCTGAGCAACCGCCGATATATCGGCGAGTTGAAGTACCGGGACGTCCTGATTCCCGATGCGATTCCACCTATCGTGTCCGCAGAGCTTTTCAATGATGTACAGGAAAAGATGTTGAAAAACAAGAAAGCCCCTGCCCGTAGAAAGGCAGAGGACGACTATCTGCTCACCACCAAGTTGTTCTGCGGCTACTGTGGGGCGTTGATGTTTGGCGAGAGTGGTACGAGCCGGACGGGTGAAGTCCACCGCTATTATAAATGTGCTACTGCCAAAAAGCACAAGGGCTGCAAGAAAAAGACTGTCCGTAAACAGTGGCTGGAAGATCTTGTGGTCAACCAGACCATGCAGCTTGTGAAAGACGATGCCGCTATGGAGTCCATCATCGCCAAGGTGATGGAACTGCAAAATAAGGAGAATACCAACATTCCTCTCTATGAGAAACAGCTTCGTGATGCGGAATCCGGTATCCAGAATATGCTGAACGCGATACAGGCTGGTATTCTGACCAGCTCCACCAAGGAGCGGCTGGAGCAGCTGGAAGAAACCAAGCGTGAGCTTGAAGCCCGCATTGCGGAAGAGAAGCTGGCAAAGCCCAAGGTCACGGAGGAGTTCATCCGGTTCTGGCTGCTGCGATTCCGTAAGCTGGATATGAGCCTGAAAGACCAGCGGCAGGCGCTGGTGGATACCTTCATCAATGCGATTTATCTGTACGATGATAAGGTTTTGATAACCTTCAACTATAAAGAAGGAACACAGACCGTCACCTTTGGAGAAGCGACAGAAGTTGCATCCGAGGGAAATGGTTCGGATTTGAATTGCTTTACTGCACCAAGAAAAACCAGTACACAATGTGTACTGGTTTTTCTTTTTCGGTGCGGAAGAGGACTTGAACAGCAACGACGACGACCGCAGCCAGCGGCTGAAACAGGGAGGAGTTGTTGGGGCCGCGTTCTGATTTTTCAAAGCCCTGCCAAGGGGCTGCAGAAAAATCAGCAAACGCAACCCGTAAGGCCCTGA
- a CDS encoding HAD family hydrolase, protein MQYKILASDYDNTLVPFGESKPRQKVVKAVKKLQAAGGRFVLSTGRAYPCVSLKGQLGGIRFDYAITCNGACVVDREGRIVAEHPLTAEEMYALVDFCEDYNYPLQFNFRDACYAYCEYEYLHRGYQQMNSIGLDCVDGEDQDRHLIDMPHAAFAAVPPEHVADFAAKYGHLGLHWMQVGAQNADGLCYYDIVRGGMDKGVGLADLCEKMGLTLADAVAAGDSANDVGMLKAAGLGCCMANGTPDAKAAADRIIGDVREDGMAALIEELWFDGPTAVPSGRDLGSPWDKIESAGGQ, encoded by the coding sequence ATGCAATATAAGATTCTGGCAAGCGATTATGACAATACACTGGTGCCCTTTGGCGAGAGCAAGCCCCGCCAGAAGGTGGTCAAGGCGGTAAAGAAGCTGCAGGCCGCAGGCGGCAGATTCGTGCTCAGCACCGGCCGTGCCTATCCGTGCGTCAGCCTCAAGGGGCAGCTGGGCGGCATCCGGTTCGACTACGCCATCACCTGCAACGGTGCCTGCGTGGTGGACCGCGAGGGTCGCATCGTGGCAGAGCACCCGCTCACTGCCGAGGAAATGTATGCGTTGGTGGATTTCTGCGAGGATTATAACTATCCGCTGCAGTTCAATTTCAGGGATGCCTGCTACGCCTACTGCGAGTATGAATATCTGCACAGGGGCTACCAGCAGATGAACAGCATCGGGCTGGACTGTGTGGACGGCGAAGATCAGGACCGCCACCTGATCGATATGCCCCACGCGGCCTTTGCGGCAGTGCCGCCGGAGCACGTGGCAGATTTTGCGGCAAAGTACGGCCATCTGGGCCTGCACTGGATGCAGGTGGGCGCGCAGAATGCGGACGGCCTGTGCTACTACGACATCGTGCGCGGTGGAATGGACAAGGGCGTGGGCCTTGCCGACCTGTGTGAAAAAATGGGTCTGACGCTGGCCGATGCCGTAGCGGCAGGGGATTCTGCCAACGATGTGGGCATGCTGAAGGCAGCGGGCCTTGGCTGCTGCATGGCAAACGGCACGCCGGACGCGAAGGCTGCCGCCGACCGCATCATTGGCGACGTGCGGGAGGACGGCATGGCGGCACTGATCGAGGAGCTGTGGTTCGACGGCCCCACAGCGGTGCCGTCCGGCCGCGACCTTGGCTCGCCTTGGGATAAAATTGAAAGTGCAGGCGGACAATGA
- a CDS encoding DNA-deoxyinosine glycosylase, which translates to MSFDPVYNEHSRALILGTWPSPKSREMAFYYGHPQNRFWPMLAALTGEQTPAREDIEAKKQIILRHGLALWDTLERCTITGASDASIRDAVPNDIAALLAKAPIEAVFCNGAAAYRIYTKYLQPVSGIAAVKLPSTSPANAACRPETLRAVWGEALGPWISK; encoded by the coding sequence ATGAGCTTTGACCCGGTGTATAACGAGCACAGCCGGGCGCTGATCCTGGGCACATGGCCCAGCCCCAAAAGCCGCGAGATGGCCTTTTACTACGGCCACCCGCAGAACCGCTTCTGGCCCATGCTGGCCGCGCTGACCGGGGAGCAGACGCCCGCGCGGGAGGATATCGAAGCCAAAAAGCAGATCATCCTGCGCCATGGTCTGGCCCTCTGGGACACGCTGGAACGCTGCACCATCACCGGGGCGTCGGACGCTTCCATCCGGGATGCGGTGCCGAATGATATCGCCGCACTGCTGGCAAAGGCACCCATCGAGGCGGTGTTCTGCAACGGTGCGGCGGCTTACCGCATCTATACAAAGTATCTGCAGCCGGTGTCCGGCATCGCGGCCGTCAAGCTGCCCAGCACCAGCCCGGCAAACGCCGCCTGCCGCCCGGAAACGCTGCGCGCGGTCTGGGGCGAAGCGCTGGGCCCGTGGATTTCCAAATGA
- a CDS encoding 5-bromo-4-chloroindolyl phosphate hydrolysis family protein, translating into MSKIIRTQKPSVLPFYAMALVFLGLCTVLPVYKLWALLAALGGALIAFGAAQKVCPPRVVEHEVPFHTGVEDVDAMLTDIQQKLDTLHTLNEQLPDPQLSAAMTRMEKAGRSIVEAVEANPEKAKQVRRFANYYLPDAVNVLQQYAKLAKQGVRGENAAAIRTEVEHNAASIATAFENQLDALYAAESMDLSADITVLQSMLKGQGLS; encoded by the coding sequence ATGAGTAAGATCATCCGCACCCAGAAGCCCAGCGTTCTGCCATTTTATGCAATGGCGCTGGTCTTTTTGGGATTGTGCACGGTACTGCCGGTGTATAAGCTGTGGGCGCTGCTGGCAGCGCTGGGCGGCGCCCTGATCGCCTTTGGCGCGGCGCAGAAGGTCTGCCCGCCCCGGGTGGTGGAGCACGAAGTGCCCTTCCACACCGGCGTGGAGGATGTGGACGCGATGCTGACCGACATCCAGCAGAAACTGGATACCCTGCACACCCTCAACGAGCAGCTGCCGGACCCGCAGCTCTCTGCCGCCATGACCCGCATGGAAAAGGCGGGCCGCTCCATTGTGGAGGCGGTGGAAGCAAACCCGGAAAAGGCAAAGCAGGTGCGCAGGTTCGCAAACTACTACCTGCCGGATGCGGTGAACGTGCTGCAGCAGTATGCAAAGCTGGCAAAGCAGGGCGTGCGCGGCGAGAATGCCGCAGCCATCCGTACCGAGGTGGAGCACAATGCTGCTTCCATTGCCACGGCGTTTGAAAACCAGCTGGATGCCCTGTACGCCGCCGAGAGCATGGACCTTTCTGCAGACATCACGGTGCTGCAGAGCATGCTCAAGGGACAGGGCCTGAGCTGA
- a CDS encoding toxic anion resistance protein, whose product MADNTFNFDLDAPAVPTLTLDPAPAAEEKAAPVQQEAPAPEAQVNLTPEEQAMVDQFAEKIDITNSQQVLQYGSACQKKIGDFSEAALSKVSTKDLGEVGDMITSLIGELKSFDAGEEEKKGILGFFKKKGDQLDAMKMKYNKAETNVEKIQSMLEGHQVQLLKDIAMLDKMYELNMAYFKELSMYILAGKKKLADVRANELQQAMDKAKVSGLPEDAQAARDLADQCERFEKKLYDLELTRNISLQMGPQIRLLQNNNTMMAEKIQSTIVNTIPLWKNQMVLALGLAHSQQAMQAERAVTDMTNDLLKKNAEALKMGTIETAKESQRGVVDIETLQQTNKSLIETLDELNKIQSEGRAKRAAAEQELNRIEDELKAKMMEIRS is encoded by the coding sequence ATGGCAGACAATACATTCAACTTTGATCTGGATGCACCCGCTGTGCCCACCCTGACGCTGGACCCCGCCCCGGCAGCGGAGGAAAAGGCTGCGCCCGTCCAGCAGGAAGCCCCCGCTCCGGAGGCACAGGTGAACCTGACCCCGGAGGAGCAGGCCATGGTGGACCAGTTCGCCGAGAAGATCGACATTACCAACAGCCAGCAGGTGCTGCAGTACGGCTCTGCCTGCCAGAAAAAGATCGGCGATTTCTCCGAGGCTGCGCTCTCCAAGGTATCCACCAAGGATCTGGGCGAGGTGGGCGACATGATCACCAGCCTGATCGGTGAGCTGAAAAGCTTTGATGCCGGTGAGGAGGAGAAAAAGGGCATTCTGGGCTTCTTCAAGAAGAAGGGCGACCAGCTGGACGCCATGAAGATGAAGTACAACAAGGCCGAGACCAACGTGGAAAAGATCCAGTCCATGCTGGAGGGCCATCAGGTGCAGCTGCTCAAGGACATCGCCATGCTGGATAAGATGTATGAGCTGAACATGGCCTACTTCAAGGAGCTGAGCATGTATATCCTGGCCGGCAAAAAGAAGCTGGCCGATGTGCGGGCAAATGAGCTGCAGCAGGCCATGGACAAGGCCAAGGTTTCCGGCCTGCCGGAGGACGCACAGGCTGCCCGCGATCTGGCCGATCAGTGCGAGCGGTTTGAAAAGAAGCTCTACGATCTGGAGCTCACCCGCAACATCAGCCTGCAGATGGGCCCCCAGATCCGCCTTTTGCAGAACAACAACACCATGATGGCAGAAAAGATCCAGTCCACCATCGTCAACACCATCCCGCTGTGGAAGAACCAGATGGTGCTGGCATTGGGTCTGGCCCACAGCCAGCAGGCCATGCAGGCCGAGCGTGCCGTTACCGATATGACCAACGACCTGCTCAAGAAGAACGCGGAGGCCCTGAAGATGGGTACCATCGAGACCGCCAAGGAGTCCCAGCGCGGTGTGGTGGACATCGAGACCCTGCAGCAGACCAACAAGAGCCTGATCGAGACGCTGGACGAGCTGAACAAGATCCAGAGCGAGGGCCGCGCAAAGCGTGCCGCCGCCGAGCAGGAGCTGAACCGCATCGAGGACGAACTGAAAGCAAAAATGATGGAGATCCGGAGCTGA
- a CDS encoding LemA yields MANADFSQKQNSTPGGFDAGSYREKARPEETVRLTPLQQKLAGAEAKLPATLSTRAAALALSVVVMLAAFLGFGSAKLRSRYNEARKWYTVGVAADNGYNLSEELTTRMNTAANIITTAGNTLGADSAEVQAAQTALNDFSACLEAVQNGGKAQALTSLPYYQGSTMHALYQANEVLGSRIDQLYAKLQEQAADPMKMGAVQGQYGQFNSAATIIGTLQYNDAVYDYQKETGGFPASVLGSIAGVKEVEPFA; encoded by the coding sequence ATGGCAAACGCAGATTTTTCGCAAAAACAGAACAGCACTCCCGGCGGCTTTGACGCGGGCAGCTACCGCGAAAAGGCCCGGCCGGAAGAAACGGTGCGCCTGACCCCTTTGCAGCAGAAGCTGGCGGGCGCGGAAGCAAAGCTGCCAGCCACCCTTTCCACCCGGGCGGCGGCGCTGGCCCTGAGCGTGGTGGTGATGCTGGCGGCCTTTTTGGGCTTTGGCAGCGCCAAACTGCGCAGCCGGTACAACGAAGCCCGCAAATGGTACACGGTGGGTGTGGCGGCAGACAACGGCTATAACCTCAGCGAGGAGCTGACCACCCGCATGAACACGGCGGCGAACATCATCACCACCGCCGGCAACACGCTGGGGGCCGACAGTGCCGAGGTGCAGGCTGCACAGACCGCGCTGAACGACTTCTCGGCCTGTTTGGAAGCGGTGCAGAACGGCGGCAAAGCGCAGGCGCTCACCTCGCTGCCCTATTATCAGGGCAGCACGATGCATGCACTGTATCAGGCCAACGAGGTGCTGGGTTCGCGGATCGACCAGCTCTATGCAAAGCTGCAGGAGCAGGCTGCAGACCCCATGAAGATGGGCGCAGTGCAGGGGCAGTACGGCCAGTTCAACAGTGCGGCTACCATCATCGGCACCCTGCAGTACAACGATGCCGTTTATGACTACCAGAAAGAGACCGGCGGCTTTCCGGCCAGTGTGCTGGGCAGCATTGCCGGGGTAAAGGAGGTTGAACCCTTCGCATGA
- a CDS encoding TPM domain-containing protein, which yields MKNFAKRVSALVLALVVGAAALCPAAFAAASLPDLPRDQCVVDDANVLSDSTTQAIIDLNAQLEQSCSGAQIGVLTVDYTGNYSTEDYATQAFNAWGIGDAANNNGVLILLVMESPIYEDGDYYVTYGDGFRNTTLESQASALAQTMEGDFVNRDYSDAVITCANNVADTIADIYGVSLSGGSYNDGGYAEPDDGPTTFENVVLGIVILFMSLLVMLIIVLFVFRVFIAPIGHAVGWNWGPFAWGYMAGSARRRYRPGPPPPPGPGFGPGYGPGYGPGPRNDRPRPPRNNNRRPPRPPMGGGFGGGSFGGSRGGGSFGGGSFGGGSFGGGSFGGMGGGSSHGGGGGRGR from the coding sequence ATGAAAAATTTTGCAAAGCGCGTGAGCGCTCTGGTGCTGGCCCTTGTGGTGGGCGCAGCGGCTCTGTGCCCGGCAGCATTTGCCGCCGCCAGCCTGCCGGATCTGCCCAGAGATCAGTGTGTGGTGGATGATGCCAACGTTCTGAGCGACAGCACCACCCAGGCCATCATCGACCTGAATGCCCAGCTGGAACAAAGCTGCAGCGGGGCACAGATCGGTGTACTGACTGTAGATTATACGGGCAATTATTCCACTGAGGATTATGCAACACAGGCCTTCAACGCATGGGGCATCGGCGATGCCGCAAACAACAACGGCGTGCTGATTCTGCTGGTGATGGAGTCGCCCATCTACGAGGATGGCGATTACTACGTGACCTATGGCGACGGCTTCCGCAACACCACGCTGGAAAGTCAGGCCAGCGCCCTCGCTCAGACCATGGAAGGTGATTTTGTTAACCGCGATTACAGCGATGCAGTAATCACCTGTGCCAACAATGTGGCCGACACCATTGCAGACATCTACGGCGTCAGCCTTTCGGGCGGCAGCTACAACGATGGCGGCTACGCGGAGCCGGACGACGGCCCCACCACCTTTGAGAATGTCGTTCTGGGCATCGTGATCCTGTTCATGTCCCTGCTGGTAATGCTGATCATTGTGCTGTTCGTGTTCCGGGTGTTTATTGCACCCATCGGCCATGCAGTGGGCTGGAACTGGGGCCCCTTCGCATGGGGCTACATGGCAGGCTCGGCCCGTCGGCGTTATCGTCCCGGCCCTCCTCCTCCTCCGGGCCCCGGCTTCGGCCCCGGATACGGCCCGGGCTATGGCCCCGGCCCCCGCAATGACCGGCCCCGCCCGCCCCGGAACAACAACCGGCGTCCGCCCCGTCCTCCCATGGGCGGCGGCTTTGGCGGCGGGTCCTTCGGTGGCTCCCGCGGAGGCGGCTCCTTTGGAGGCGGCTCGTTTGGCGGCGGCAGCTTCGGCGGCGGCTCCTTCGGTGGAATGGGCGGCGGCTCCAGTCATGGCGGCGGCGGTGGACGCGGACGGTAA
- the ilvA gene encoding threonine ammonia-lyase: MLTLDKIYHAAFVLKDVARKTDLIEASKLSKDCHLYLKTENLQATGSFKVRGAYYKISQLSAEESAKGVIACSAGNHAQGVALAATRRGIKSIVCMPDGAPIMKVENTKNLGAEVCLVPGTYDDAHDKAVELQEETGMTFIHPYDDEQVIAGQGTIGLEILDQLPDVDAVVVPVGGGGLISGVAFAIKSLRPEVKVYGVQAEGAPSMYRSLHEHKYQTLKAASTFADGIQVKTPGELTYQICEQYVDDIVTVTEDETAAAILSLMENQKLVAEGAGAVPVAAVLFHKLPVEGKKVACVVSGGNIDVNILNRVITRGLVMSGRKANMTIALEDKPGQLKKVAEIVSRCGSNVVSVQHDGSDPNMPISSCFLKLTLETRDAAQIEQIRAELAKEGFQLVSERV; the protein is encoded by the coding sequence ATGCTGACTCTGGATAAGATCTACCACGCCGCCTTTGTGCTCAAGGACGTTGCCCGCAAGACTGACCTCATTGAGGCATCCAAGCTTTCCAAGGACTGCCATCTGTACCTGAAGACCGAGAACCTGCAGGCCACCGGCAGCTTCAAGGTGCGCGGCGCTTACTATAAGATCAGCCAGCTCTCCGCAGAGGAGAGCGCCAAGGGCGTGATCGCCTGCTCTGCGGGCAACCATGCGCAGGGCGTGGCACTGGCTGCCACCCGCCGCGGCATCAAGAGCATCGTCTGCATGCCGGACGGTGCGCCCATCATGAAGGTGGAGAACACCAAGAATCTGGGTGCAGAAGTGTGTCTGGTGCCCGGCACCTACGACGACGCCCACGACAAGGCCGTGGAGCTGCAGGAAGAGACCGGCATGACCTTTATCCACCCCTATGACGATGAGCAGGTCATCGCGGGGCAGGGGACCATCGGTCTGGAAATTCTGGATCAGCTGCCGGATGTGGATGCGGTCGTTGTGCCGGTGGGCGGCGGCGGCCTGATCTCCGGCGTGGCCTTTGCCATCAAGAGCCTGCGCCCGGAGGTAAAGGTGTACGGCGTGCAGGCCGAGGGTGCCCCCAGCATGTACCGCAGTCTGCATGAGCACAAGTATCAGACCCTGAAAGCAGCCTCCACCTTTGCAGACGGCATTCAGGTCAAGACGCCCGGTGAGCTGACCTACCAGATCTGCGAACAGTATGTGGATGATATCGTCACCGTCACCGAGGATGAGACCGCTGCCGCCATCCTCTCCCTGATGGAGAACCAGAAGCTGGTGGCCGAGGGTGCCGGAGCCGTGCCGGTGGCTGCAGTGCTGTTCCACAAGCTGCCGGTCGAGGGCAAAAAGGTGGCCTGCGTCGTCTCCGGCGGCAACATCGATGTGAACATCCTCAACCGCGTCATCACCCGCGGTCTGGTGATGAGCGGCCGCAAGGCCAACATGACCATCGCACTGGAGGACAAGCCCGGCCAGCTGAAGAAGGTGGCGGAGATCGTTTCCCGCTGCGGCAGCAATGTGGTGTCGGTGCAGCACGATGGTTCTGACCCCAACATGCCCATCTCCAGCTGCTTCCTCAAGCTGACCCTTGAGACCCGTGACGCGGCGCAGATCGAGCAGATCCGTGCAGAACTTGCAAAAGAGGGTTTCCAGCTGGTGAGCGAAAGAGTATAA
- a CDS encoding RidA family protein, whose translation MKVVSTSNAPAAIGPYSQAIDLGNMVFVSGQIPVDPATGKMADTVEEQAAQSLANLKAILAEAGLSMANVVKTVIFLADINDFAAVNAVYAKAFAEPFPARSCVQVAAIPKGAKLEIECIAVRE comes from the coding sequence ATGAAAGTCGTTTCTACTTCCAATGCCCCCGCCGCCATCGGCCCCTACAGTCAGGCCATCGATCTGGGCAATATGGTGTTCGTTTCCGGCCAGATCCCGGTAGACCCTGCCACCGGCAAGATGGCCGATACCGTGGAGGAGCAGGCTGCACAGAGTCTGGCAAACCTCAAGGCCATTCTGGCGGAGGCAGGCCTTTCCATGGCAAATGTGGTCAAGACGGTCATCTTCCTTGCCGACATCAACGATTTTGCCGCCGTGAACGCCGTGTATGCCAAGGCATTTGCAGAGCCGTTCCCCGCACGCAGCTGTGTGCAGGTGGCGGCCATCCCCAAGGGCGCAAAGCTGGAGATCGAGTGCATCGCCGTGCGTGAGTAA
- a CDS encoding ATP-binding protein: MKLREWNARLHGLVIFRSLLDDPVVAKFADLTDRMEAGAPGCGPVCDAVAQFEAALFEHTTNWGSYLSAAVLEAETVCVRQAAAGTLAPVLQTALDSELAFLQALCGLTLDELLAAAGSAAGQAQELDFLPRWETAQLDLPAAYAQRMSEVGRKGYGMFAKHHVFTVENGQLVPVKYPDPQRLSELPGYEKEREKVIANTKALLAGMPANNVLLYGDAGTGKSSAVKAIANEFAPDGLRLVEVKKNQLYQIPDLMDRLAANPLKFILFIDDLSFTANDDNFAALKAILEGSVGGRAKNIAVYATSNRRHLIKETLTDRTGDDIHEADTRQELMSLSARFGLTVTFQRPEKARFETILAELAKQHGIDMPMDQLLVKAEAFAIRAGGRSPRVAKQFIEQCEAGVQK; encoded by the coding sequence ATGAAACTGAGAGAATGGAATGCCCGGCTGCACGGGCTTGTTATTTTCCGCAGCCTGCTGGACGATCCCGTGGTGGCAAAGTTTGCGGATCTGACCGACCGCATGGAAGCCGGTGCGCCCGGCTGCGGCCCGGTGTGTGACGCCGTGGCACAATTTGAAGCGGCGCTGTTCGAGCACACCACCAACTGGGGCAGCTACCTCAGCGCCGCCGTGTTGGAAGCCGAAACCGTCTGCGTGCGGCAGGCTGCAGCGGGCACCCTTGCCCCGGTGCTGCAGACTGCACTGGACAGCGAGCTGGCCTTTTTGCAGGCCCTGTGCGGCCTGACGCTGGACGAGCTGCTGGCCGCAGCCGGTTCTGCTGCCGGTCAGGCACAGGAGCTGGACTTTCTTCCCCGGTGGGAGACGGCACAGCTCGACCTGCCTGCCGCCTACGCCCAGCGCATGAGCGAGGTGGGCAGAAAGGGCTACGGCATGTTTGCCAAGCACCATGTGTTCACGGTGGAAAACGGCCAGCTGGTGCCGGTGAAGTACCCCGACCCCCAGCGCCTTTCTGAGCTGCCCGGCTATGAGAAGGAGCGGGAAAAGGTCATTGCCAACACCAAGGCCCTGCTGGCCGGAATGCCCGCCAACAATGTGTTGCTGTACGGTGATGCCGGCACCGGCAAGTCCAGCGCGGTAAAGGCCATTGCCAACGAATTTGCGCCCGACGGCCTGCGGCTGGTGGAGGTGAAAAAGAACCAGCTGTACCAGATCCCGGATCTGATGGACAGGCTGGCGGCGAACCCGCTCAAGTTCATCCTGTTCATCGACGATTTGAGCTTTACCGCCAATGACGACAACTTTGCCGCCCTGAAGGCCATTCTGGAAGGCAGCGTAGGCGGCCGGGCCAAGAACATTGCGGTATATGCCACCTCCAACCGCCGCCACCTGATCAAGGAGACCCTGACCGACCGCACCGGCGATGACATCCACGAAGCCGACACCCGGCAGGAGCTGATGAGTCTTTCGGCCCGGTTCGGCCTGACCGTCACCTTCCAGCGCCCGGAGAAGGCCCGGTTCGAGACCATTCTGGCAGAGCTGGCAAAGCAGCACGGCATCGATATGCCCATGGATCAGCTGCTGGTAAAGGCCGAGGCCTTTGCCATCCGCGCCGGAGGCCGCAGCCCCCGGGTGGCAAAGCAGTTTATTGAACAGTGCGAGGCCGGGGTGCAGAAGTGA